A window from candidate division TA06 bacterium encodes these proteins:
- a CDS encoding sigma-70 family RNA polymerase sigma factor has translation MEQQTDQALIEQTMAGDNLAFNLLVTRYQKAVYSAAIRILRDHDLADEAAQETFVKAYFALKQYNGSYKFYTWLLRICLNLCYDQLKKQKRQAPLDEALEYQGPDPAEIFADDDACQRIRKEIDKLPLDQRLVVQLGVDKDLSYSEIGQALKIPIGTVMSRLSRARQVLGKSLKEIL, from the coding sequence TTGGAACAGCAAACCGATCAAGCGCTTATAGAACAAACCATGGCCGGCGACAACCTGGCCTTTAACCTGTTGGTAACCCGTTACCAGAAGGCGGTTTACTCTGCAGCCATCCGGATTCTGCGCGACCACGACCTGGCCGACGAAGCCGCCCAGGAAACCTTCGTCAAAGCCTATTTTGCCTTAAAACAGTACAACGGCAGCTACAAGTTTTACACCTGGCTGCTGCGGATCTGCCTTAATTTGTGTTACGACCAGCTGAAAAAACAGAAACGCCAGGCTCCTTTGGATGAGGCGCTGGAGTATCAGGGTCCGGATCCGGCCGAAATATTCGCTGATGATGACGCCTGCCAAAGGATCAGGAAAGAAATAGACAAACTGCCGCTGGACCAGCGGCTGGTGGTGCAGCTGGGGGTGGACAAGGACCTTTCGTATTCTGAGATCGGGCAGGCCTTGAAGATCCCCATCGGAACCGTGATGTCGCGGTTGTCCCGGGCCCGCCAGGTGCTGGGAAAAAGCTTGAAAGAGATACTGTGA
- a CDS encoding YjbQ family protein, whose protein sequence is MHKISLSTVSRSQFVDITARLQEIIAREKVMDGRALVWVPHTTAGLTVNENADPDVVRDILASLDQRFPWDGGYAHSEGNSAAHIKSSLMGCEKTLIIKNGQLALGTWQGLYFCEFDGPRKREVWVKLVNG, encoded by the coding sequence CTGCATAAAATAAGCCTTTCCACCGTCTCCCGCTCCCAGTTTGTGGACATCACCGCCCGGCTGCAGGAGATCATAGCCCGGGAAAAAGTAATGGATGGACGGGCCCTGGTTTGGGTTCCTCACACCACCGCCGGTCTGACCGTTAACGAGAATGCAGATCCCGACGTGGTCCGCGACATCCTGGCTTCTTTGGACCAAAGATTCCCCTGGGACGGCGGCTACGCCCACTCCGAAGGCAACTCGGCCGCCCATATCAAGTCCAGCTTGATGGGCTGCGAGAAGACTTTGATCATCAAAAACGGCCAGCTGGCCCTGGGAACCTGGCAGGGACTGTATTTTTGCGAATTCGACGGGCCAAGGAAGCGGGAGGTCTGGGTAAAGCTGGTAAATGGGTGA